One window of the Amycolatopsis mediterranei genome contains the following:
- a CDS encoding NAD(P)/FAD-dependent oxidoreductase, translating into MKRVAVVGASLAGVRAAQELRAQGYDGGIVLIGDEPHLPYDRPPLSKAFLAGTASRESLALLDTGDLASLALDFRLGVRATALEPANRRVLLSDGTSVHADGVVIATGGRARTLPGFAGAHTLRTVDDAVALRSRLVPGARVVIVGAGFIGAEVASTCRSLGLDVVVLEALAAPLAPVLGPSLAAVCARLHLDHGTDLRCGVQVSGLTPAGVELASGALVPADVVVVGVGMTPATEWLASSGLKVGNGVHTDAGLVTSLPQVVAVGDVARYGGRRHEHWTNASEQAPVAVANLLAGHSARTYTPSGYVWSDQYSGTLQLAGHPRPDDTLSFVDGDPASSSFVATFSRDGSTVGVFALNNPKLFNRLRRQALRRPATV; encoded by the coding sequence GTGAAGCGCGTCGCGGTCGTCGGCGCGTCGCTCGCCGGGGTCCGCGCGGCGCAGGAGCTGCGCGCGCAGGGGTACGACGGCGGGATCGTGCTGATCGGCGACGAGCCGCACCTGCCCTACGACCGGCCGCCGCTGTCGAAGGCCTTCCTGGCCGGGACGGCCTCGCGCGAGTCGCTGGCGCTGCTCGACACGGGTGACCTGGCGTCGCTGGCCTTGGACTTCCGGCTCGGCGTCCGGGCGACGGCGCTGGAGCCGGCGAACCGGCGCGTGCTGCTGTCCGACGGCACCTCGGTGCACGCGGACGGCGTCGTGATCGCCACCGGCGGCCGGGCGCGCACGCTGCCGGGCTTCGCGGGCGCCCACACGCTGCGGACGGTCGACGACGCGGTGGCGCTGCGTTCTCGCCTGGTACCCGGCGCGCGCGTGGTGATCGTCGGGGCCGGGTTCATCGGCGCCGAGGTGGCCTCGACGTGCCGGTCACTGGGCCTCGACGTGGTGGTCTTGGAAGCGTTGGCCGCCCCGCTGGCGCCGGTGCTGGGGCCTTCGCTGGCCGCCGTGTGCGCCCGGCTGCACCTCGACCACGGCACGGACCTGCGCTGCGGCGTCCAGGTTTCCGGCCTCACCCCGGCCGGCGTCGAGCTGGCTTCCGGCGCGCTCGTCCCGGCCGACGTGGTCGTGGTCGGCGTCGGGATGACACCGGCGACCGAGTGGCTGGCGAGCTCGGGTTTGAAGGTCGGCAACGGCGTCCACACGGACGCGGGGCTGGTCACGTCGCTGCCTCAGGTCGTGGCGGTGGGCGATGTGGCCCGGTACGGGGGACGGCGGCACGAGCACTGGACGAACGCGTCCGAGCAGGCGCCGGTGGCGGTGGCCAACCTCCTGGCCGGGCACAGCGCGCGGACCTACACCCCCAGCGGATACGTCTGGTCGGACCAGTATTCGGGTACCTTGCAGCTGGCCGGGCACCCCCGTCCGGACGACACGCTGTCGTTCGTGGACGGCGACCCGGCGTCGTCATCGTTCGTGGCGACGTTCTCCCGGGACGGCTCGACGGTCGGAGTCTTCGCCCTGAACAACCCGAAGCTGTTCAACCGCCTCCGCCGGCAGGCCCTGCGCCGCCCGGCGACCGTCTGA
- a CDS encoding putative immunity protein — translation MELTLAELRALTAWAAACASRVLPLYESRIPSDARPRAAIAAAEEFAAGAPRTKALRTAAWAALAAAGEAADPAASAAARAAVGAAGAAYLHPLASPHQVKHIVGPAQQAALARELAGGSAEAEIEWALSQAPPEVSTLLHRFPPGNPGKTRLGELHRQLESALRAPRDGRHP, via the coding sequence ATGGAGCTGACTCTCGCCGAACTCCGGGCGTTGACGGCTTGGGCGGCGGCCTGCGCTTCCCGGGTCCTGCCGCTGTACGAGTCCCGCATCCCCTCCGACGCCCGCCCCCGCGCGGCGATCGCGGCGGCCGAGGAGTTCGCCGCGGGCGCCCCGCGCACCAAGGCCCTGCGCACGGCGGCGTGGGCAGCCCTGGCCGCGGCGGGCGAGGCAGCCGATCCGGCAGCTTCGGCGGCGGCGCGTGCGGCGGTCGGCGCGGCCGGGGCCGCCTACCTGCATCCCCTGGCGTCGCCGCATCAGGTGAAGCACATCGTGGGCCCGGCCCAGCAGGCAGCGTTGGCGCGCGAACTGGCGGGTGGTTCCGCGGAGGCGGAGATCGAATGGGCACTTTCGCAGGCCCCACCGGAGGTGAGCACCCTCCTGCACCGCTTCCCGCCGGGCAACCCGGGCAAGACCCGCCTGGGCGAGCTGCATCGCCAGTTGGAGTCCGCCCTCCGAGCACCCCGCGACGGACGTCACCCGTGA
- a CDS encoding alpha/beta fold hydrolase, with protein sequence MSTADGTTSLSSLRLPDGFTDVFTSRLVELNGLRLHAVTGGDGPPLLLVGGWPQTWYAWREVMPALAREHTVVAVDSRGAGLSDKPDDGYDAGTLAADLVALMAALGHDRFDVAGHDIGMWTGYALAADHPERVGRLAVVDAIIPGITPTPSVFGPAAVNQRLWHFGFNRLTDLNEELVRGWERLFFGYQFATKAATPDAIPAYVVDVYVDAIVADPRGLRASFAYYRALDETIAQNEQRGKTRLTLPVLAVGGARYSGALVAETMRPVAGDVTGVVVDDCGHYVAEEQPARFIEILQDFLGGKPGAGVPHG encoded by the coding sequence ATGAGTACGGCCGACGGCACGACAAGCTTGAGTTCGCTGCGGCTGCCCGACGGGTTCACCGACGTCTTCACCAGCCGGCTCGTGGAGCTGAACGGGCTGCGGCTGCACGCGGTCACCGGCGGGGACGGCCCGCCGCTGCTGCTGGTCGGCGGGTGGCCGCAGACCTGGTACGCCTGGCGGGAGGTGATGCCCGCGCTCGCCCGCGAGCACACCGTCGTCGCCGTCGACTCGCGCGGGGCCGGGCTCTCCGACAAACCCGACGACGGTTACGACGCCGGCACGCTGGCCGCCGATCTGGTCGCGCTGATGGCCGCGCTCGGGCACGACCGGTTCGACGTGGCCGGCCACGACATCGGCATGTGGACCGGATACGCCCTCGCCGCCGACCACCCCGAGCGGGTGGGGCGGCTCGCCGTCGTCGACGCCATCATCCCGGGTATCACGCCGACCCCGTCGGTCTTCGGCCCGGCCGCGGTCAACCAGCGGCTCTGGCACTTCGGCTTCAACCGGCTCACCGACCTCAACGAGGAGCTGGTCCGGGGGTGGGAGCGGCTGTTCTTCGGCTACCAGTTCGCCACCAAGGCCGCCACCCCGGACGCGATCCCCGCGTACGTCGTCGACGTCTACGTCGATGCGATCGTCGCGGATCCTCGCGGGCTGCGGGCGAGCTTCGCTTACTACCGGGCGCTGGACGAGACGATCGCGCAGAACGAGCAGCGCGGGAAAACCCGGTTGACGCTGCCGGTGCTCGCCGTCGGCGGCGCGCGGTACAGCGGCGCGCTGGTCGCCGAGACGATGCGGCCGGTGGCCGGCGATGTCACCGGGGTGGTCGTCGACGACTGCGGCCATTACGTGGCCGAAGAGCAGCCGGCGCGGTTCATCGAGATCCTGCAGGATTTCCTCGGTGGCAAACCGGGAGCAGGCGTGCCGCACGGCTGA
- a CDS encoding TetR/AcrR family transcriptional regulator: MAGRKQFDVDEALRRAMHVFWRWGYSEASIDRLTEGTGLGRSSLYGTFGDKSTLFRKSLERYAQTYHPRYDRALSGPHPSPSAVVAAYLRVTLNRIADPTVPDGCLLTVSAAQFPALDAEGQAMVRAMIDGVRAMLEQALLAAGADGQEAAELALCTLATNKSLAVLSRAGFSNEDLETVAAAAARVPGKPSGGSSSRAVGLPGHN, translated from the coding sequence ATGGCGGGCCGCAAGCAATTCGACGTGGACGAGGCGTTACGACGGGCGATGCACGTCTTCTGGCGCTGGGGCTATTCGGAGGCCTCGATCGACCGCCTGACCGAGGGCACGGGCCTGGGCCGGAGCTCGCTCTACGGCACGTTCGGCGACAAGAGCACCCTCTTCCGCAAAAGCCTCGAGCGGTACGCGCAGACCTACCACCCGCGCTACGACCGGGCACTGTCCGGCCCCCATCCGAGCCCGAGCGCCGTGGTGGCCGCCTACCTGCGGGTCACCTTGAACCGCATCGCCGACCCGACGGTCCCGGACGGCTGCCTGCTCACGGTGTCGGCCGCGCAGTTCCCGGCCCTCGACGCGGAGGGCCAGGCGATGGTCCGCGCCATGATCGACGGTGTGCGGGCGATGCTGGAGCAGGCGCTGCTGGCGGCGGGGGCCGATGGGCAGGAGGCGGCAGAGCTGGCGTTGTGCACGCTGGCGACGAACAAGTCCCTGGCGGTGCTGAGCCGCGCCGGCTTCTCGAACGAAGACCTGGAAACCGTCGCCGCAGCCGCCGCCCGTGTCCCCGGAAAACCGAGCGGCGGATCATCGTCTCGGGCGGTCGGCCTCCCCGGGCACAACTAG